In Anaerolineae bacterium, the following proteins share a genomic window:
- a CDS encoding ABC transporter substrate-binding protein, with the protein MRKLKAVSLALLILGAGCTLPGSVPPVVKIGLVAPFEGLHRAEGYDALYAVKLAVREANASRELGKYRLELVALDDRNSPAEAIIAAGKISLDPDVVGVIGHLSEETTLAAFPIYARYHLPLVIPIPVLEKGKLGEGAFQVYPYPPQWPRILCSEGKILVFSCPGSAVYREISSSCPAENLDFYCYPEFPPTPQSYRVAFWPGDSSTGAEVLLKLRQNGFRGEFWGRPELCSSPFKALAGERGSWCFGGEREPEETFAQEYRKISGAEPGPFAWPAYVATKVLIKALKETSAEGRITRERVWHQFKTQALRGAD; encoded by the coding sequence GTGAGAAAGCTTAAAGCAGTAAGCCTTGCCCTCCTGATACTGGGGGCAGGGTGTACTCTCCCGGGAAGTGTTCCCCCAGTGGTTAAGATTGGGCTGGTGGCCCCTTTTGAGGGCCTCCATCGGGCTGAAGGTTATGATGCCCTATATGCAGTTAAACTGGCCGTTCGGGAAGCAAACGCTTCCCGGGAGCTGGGAAAATACCGTTTGGAACTGGTGGCTCTGGACGATAGAAACTCACCTGCTGAAGCCATTATAGCTGCGGGCAAAATCTCCCTTGACCCGGACGTCGTGGGGGTAATTGGCCATCTGTCGGAGGAAACGACCCTCGCCGCTTTCCCCATCTACGCCCGCTATCATTTACCCCTCGTAATCCCGATACCTGTTCTGGAAAAGGGGAAGCTGGGAGAAGGAGCTTTCCAGGTCTACCCCTATCCTCCTCAATGGCCCAGAATCCTGTGTTCTGAAGGGAAAATCCTGGTTTTTTCCTGCCCTGGCTCGGCAGTTTACAGAGAAATTTCATCTTCCTGTCCGGCCGAGAATCTGGATTTTTACTGCTACCCGGAATTTCCTCCTACTCCTCAAAGCTACCGCGTGGCTTTCTGGCCCGGAGACTCTTCAACGGGTGCTGAAGTTCTGTTGAAACTCAGGCAAAACGGGTTCAGGGGGGAATTCTGGGGCCGGCCTGAGCTTTGCTCTTCCCCCTTCAAAGCTCTTGCGGGGGAAAGGGGAAGCTGGTGCTTCGGGGGCGAAAGGGAGCCCGAAGAAACTTTTGCCCAGGAATATAGGAAGATTTCGGGAGCGGAACCAGGGCCTTTTGCCTGGCCAGCCTACGTGGCGACGAAAGTGCTGATAAAGGCCCTGAAGGAAACCTCGGCAGAAGGCAGGATCACAAGGGAAAGGGTTTGGCATCAGTTTAAAACTCAAGCCCTCCGTGGAGCTGATTGA
- a CDS encoding SPFH/Band 7/PHB domain protein, whose product MAAETLCLGLLILLIFIIAPMAIKIVREYERLVIFRFGRCVGERGPGLVFLIPFVEVAVKVDLREQYLEIPRQTCITKDNAPIDVDFLVYWRVVNAVDSVIQVRNFAGASQGIATTTLRAVIGDIQLDDVLARREEINRILRTKLDEVTERWGVKVTSVEIREILPPRDVQEAMIRQLSAERTRRAMVTEADGKRESAIKVAEGEKQAAILKAEGQRQALILTAEGERQASILKAEGFALALQKIFDVARTVDSKTMSLQYLEALKSLGQSPATKFIFPMEFSSLLRPFVQFAGESMSGGEKSSSEKA is encoded by the coding sequence ATGGCCGCAGAAACCCTTTGTCTAGGCCTTTTAATCCTTTTGATCTTCATAATTGCCCCTATGGCCATTAAAATCGTCAGGGAATACGAGAGACTTGTCATATTCCGCTTTGGAAGATGCGTTGGGGAAAGGGGGCCAGGCCTGGTCTTCCTTATACCTTTCGTGGAAGTTGCAGTGAAGGTGGACCTGAGGGAGCAATACCTGGAAATACCTCGCCAAACCTGCATCACTAAAGATAACGCCCCTATAGACGTGGATTTCCTGGTCTACTGGCGCGTGGTGAACGCTGTCGACAGCGTAATCCAGGTGAGGAACTTCGCTGGCGCTTCCCAGGGTATTGCCACCACCACTTTGAGAGCTGTAATCGGCGATATCCAGCTGGATGATGTTCTGGCCAGAAGGGAAGAGATAAACCGCATCCTCCGCACTAAACTGGACGAAGTCACAGAAAGGTGGGGGGTGAAAGTCACAAGCGTGGAGATAAGGGAAATCCTCCCGCCAAGGGATGTGCAGGAAGCCATGATCCGCCAGCTCAGCGCTGAAAGGACTCGCCGTGCTATGGTTACCGAAGCGGACGGCAAGAGGGAATCAGCTATAAAAGTAGCCGAAGGCGAAAAGCAGGCCGCCATCCTCAAAGCTGAAGGCCAGCGCCAGGCCCTCATCCTCACAGCAGAAGGAGAACGCCAGGCATCTATCCTCAAAGCCGAAGGTTTTGCCCTTGCCCTCCAGAAAATCTTTGATGTGGCCAGGACTGTTGACTCCAAAACCATGAGCCTCCAGTACCTTGAAGCTCTAAAGTCCCTTGGCCAAAGCCCCGCCACCAAATTCATTTTCCCCATGGAATTTTCCTCCCTCCTGCGGCCCTTCGTCCAATTTGCGGGAGAATCCATGAGCGGAGGGGAGAAATCCTCAAGTGAGAAAGCTTAA
- a CDS encoding DeoR/GlpR family DNA-binding transcription regulator, producing the protein MLPEERHQLILQLIESKGSVSVSELCKHLAVSSMTIRRDLAELERSGLIRRVYGGAVSARGRSYEPPFLIRSRERRAEKERIGQVAASLIRNGESIALDVGTTTLEIARHLENKRDLTIITPSLHIANVLANKPGIRLILTGGILRSGELSLVGFLAERAFAEFYVDKLFLGIGGIDFEAGLTEFNLEDAQVKKAMLASAKERIVVADSSKFGNIAFASVAPLSAIHKIVTDSSVDPAIVRRLKEMNIEVILA; encoded by the coding sequence ATGCTCCCGGAAGAGCGTCACCAGTTAATCCTGCAGCTTATAGAAAGCAAAGGCTCAGTCAGTGTATCTGAGTTGTGCAAGCATCTTGCCGTCTCAAGCATGACCATCAGGCGGGATCTGGCTGAACTGGAGCGTTCTGGACTGATCCGCCGCGTATATGGAGGTGCCGTCAGTGCCCGCGGACGTAGCTATGAGCCCCCGTTCCTCATCCGCTCCAGAGAACGCCGCGCCGAAAAGGAACGCATAGGTCAGGTAGCCGCCTCTCTTATCCGCAACGGCGAAAGCATCGCCCTGGATGTGGGAACTACAACTTTGGAAATAGCACGCCACCTGGAAAACAAACGTGATTTGACCATTATTACCCCAAGCCTCCACATCGCCAATGTTTTAGCCAATAAGCCGGGAATCCGCCTCATCCTGACAGGCGGAATACTCCGTTCGGGAGAACTATCCCTGGTAGGGTTCCTGGCTGAGCGCGCCTTCGCAGAGTTTTACGTGGATAAATTGTTCCTGGGCATCGGCGGTATAGACTTTGAAGCAGGCCTTACCGAGTTCAACCTGGAAGATGCTCAAGTTAAAAAGGCTATGCTGGCTTCGGCCAAGGAACGCATCGTGGTGGCTGATTCAAGTAAATTCGGCAACATCGCTTTCGCTTCGGTTGCGCCCCTCTCAGCTATCCACAAGATTGTCACCGATTCCTCCGTTGACCCGGCTATTGTCAGGCGCCTTAAAGAAATGAATATAGAGGTCATACTGGCTTAG
- a CDS encoding BtpA/SgcQ family protein — MSTWLREFFGVEKPVIAMAHFPPLPGTPLYDEKQGIEGILKSVASDVEKLLAGGVDGILFCNEGDRPYTLKAPPEAIAVMTRVITEVAPRDRPFGVDFLWDPKAALAIAFATGASFVRGVLTGVYESDMGLWNTDAADLLRYRRYIGADRIKVFCNITPEFASPLGTRPVGLIARSAVVSSLADAILISGPMAGAEPDLSLIREAKASVGEQVPVLLNTGAKVENIRQFLSVADGVIVGSSLKVEGYTWNPVDPERVQAFMAAVKEVRKALKE; from the coding sequence ATGAGCACATGGCTGCGGGAATTTTTCGGTGTAGAAAAGCCTGTTATCGCCATGGCCCATTTCCCACCCCTCCCTGGCACGCCTCTTTACGACGAAAAACAGGGTATAGAAGGGATTTTAAAAAGCGTCGCCTCCGATGTTGAAAAGCTTCTCGCAGGAGGAGTGGACGGTATCCTCTTCTGCAATGAAGGGGACCGGCCCTATACCCTCAAGGCCCCCCCCGAAGCTATCGCTGTCATGACCCGGGTCATCACTGAAGTGGCTCCCAGAGATCGCCCCTTTGGCGTGGATTTCCTCTGGGATCCAAAAGCCGCCCTCGCCATAGCTTTCGCTACGGGCGCTTCTTTTGTGCGCGGTGTTTTAACCGGTGTTTACGAGAGCGATATGGGCCTGTGGAATACCGATGCCGCTGACCTTCTGCGATACCGCCGTTATATAGGGGCTGACCGCATCAAGGTGTTCTGCAATATCACCCCGGAATTCGCTTCTCCACTAGGCACCCGTCCCGTAGGTCTTATCGCCCGCAGCGCTGTGGTCTCTTCCCTGGCGGATGCCATCCTCATCTCTGGACCTATGGCTGGTGCAGAACCGGATCTCTCCCTCATCCGCGAAGCTAAAGCCAGTGTGGGCGAGCAGGTCCCAGTGCTCCTCAACACAGGAGCAAAAGTGGAAAACATACGTCAGTTCCTTTCCGTGGCCGATGGAGTAATCGTGGGGTCCAGCCTCAAGGTGGAAGGCTACACCTGGAATCCGGTGGATCCGGAAAGGGTGCAAGCTTTCATGGCAGCCGTAAAAGAAGTCCGCAAAGCCCTCAAGGAGTAG
- a CDS encoding FGGY-family carbohydrate kinase, with the protein MADYLLGIDIGTTATKAIICRVDGAIVAEAEAPATLKSPQPGWAEEDPEEWWGNVGKVTRLCLERANLPPTAIAGVGVSGMVPTLILLDREGRVIRPSIQQNDARAYQEIEDFKARTDQADILRRTGSTITQQSIGPKLLWLRRHEPEAMARATRVMGSYDYIVYRLTGVFSIERNWALESGLFDLHKEDWDDTLLELATINRTWLGEVHWPADVVGKVTREASRETGLVEGTPVVAGSADHIASAFSAGLKEHGDLLIKLGGAGDILYCLDRLEVDPRLFLDYHVIPGKFLINGCMASSGSIIKWFRQEFAPGASYAELDAEAEKIPPGSHGLILLPYFLGEKTPIFDPLARGIIFGLTLSHTRAHIYRAILEGIAYGFYHHLQVLAERGLTASRARVTNGGARSALWRQITADVVGLPLEQIAHHPGSSLGAAFVAGMGVGAFKAWEEIERFITISTVTYPDLEAHERYSQLFRLYRELYEDLKDKFPVLNRIIGGEA; encoded by the coding sequence ATGGCTGATTACCTTCTGGGAATCGATATCGGCACCACCGCTACCAAAGCCATTATCTGCCGTGTAGATGGTGCTATTGTGGCCGAAGCAGAAGCCCCCGCTACTCTCAAATCCCCACAGCCGGGCTGGGCAGAAGAAGACCCTGAGGAGTGGTGGGGCAATGTGGGAAAGGTTACTCGCCTCTGCTTGGAAAGAGCAAACCTTCCACCCACAGCCATCGCTGGGGTCGGCGTTAGTGGCATGGTTCCTACCCTCATCCTTTTGGATAGAGAAGGCCGCGTTATACGGCCATCCATCCAGCAGAACGATGCAAGAGCTTACCAGGAAATTGAGGATTTCAAGGCACGCACAGACCAGGCCGATATCCTTCGGCGCACTGGCAGCACCATCACCCAGCAGAGCATCGGCCCCAAACTTCTGTGGCTCCGCCGCCATGAGCCCGAGGCTATGGCTCGCGCCACACGCGTTATGGGTTCGTATGATTATATAGTCTACCGCCTCACAGGGGTTTTCTCCATTGAACGCAACTGGGCCCTGGAAAGCGGTTTGTTTGATCTGCATAAAGAAGACTGGGATGATACCTTGCTGGAACTGGCAACCATCAACCGAACATGGCTGGGGGAAGTCCATTGGCCAGCCGATGTGGTGGGAAAGGTCACCAGGGAGGCTTCCAGAGAGACTGGCCTGGTTGAAGGCACCCCTGTTGTAGCGGGCAGCGCCGACCATATCGCTTCAGCTTTTTCGGCAGGCCTCAAGGAGCATGGTGACCTTTTGATCAAATTGGGTGGAGCAGGCGACATCCTCTACTGTCTGGATCGTCTGGAGGTGGATCCGAGGCTTTTCCTGGACTATCATGTGATCCCGGGCAAGTTCCTCATCAACGGATGCATGGCTTCCAGCGGCAGCATTATTAAATGGTTCCGTCAGGAATTTGCCCCTGGAGCCAGCTATGCGGAACTGGACGCCGAGGCGGAGAAAATTCCACCTGGCTCTCACGGCCTCATCTTGCTCCCCTATTTCTTGGGCGAAAAGACCCCTATTTTTGATCCCCTTGCCCGTGGGATCATCTTCGGTCTGACCCTCAGCCATACGCGGGCCCACATATACCGGGCCATTCTGGAAGGCATTGCCTACGGCTTTTACCACCACCTTCAGGTCTTAGCTGAACGGGGCCTTACAGCCAGCCGGGCTCGTGTTACAAACGGTGGTGCTCGCTCCGCCCTGTGGCGGCAGATTACGGCCGATGTGGTGGGTTTGCCGTTGGAGCAGATCGCCCACCACCCGGGTTCTTCGCTGGGCGCCGCCTTCGTAGCGGGCATGGGCGTCGGAGCTTTCAAGGCCTGGGAGGAAATTGAGCGGTTCATAACCATAAGCACAGTAACATATCCTGATTTGGAGGCCCACGAACGTTATTCCCAGCTTTTCCGCCTCTACCGGGAACTTTACGAGGACCTCAAGGATAAATTTCCGGTACTAAACCGAATTATCGGAGGTGAGGCATGA
- a CDS encoding 3-oxoacyl-ACP reductase FabG: MRLKDKVAGVTGAGTGIGKAIAMAFAAEGAKVAVTDLREDWAQEVAAAIEKAGGIAIPLRLDVTNRQEIEAALKAILERWGRVDIWCNNAGVSTMNRFVDLDEKDWDFVMNVNAKGVFLCSQIIARQMMRQEPDPASGLRGKIINIASMAGKRGNAPFLSHYVASKFAVVGLTQAMAGELAPYGILVNSVCPGYVQTSMQEREVEWEAALRGITKEEVRKLYIADTPLGRLETPEDVAKVVVFLASSDADFITGEAINVNGGAWMD, translated from the coding sequence ATGAGGCTGAAAGATAAGGTGGCTGGCGTCACCGGTGCAGGAACCGGCATCGGAAAAGCTATTGCTATGGCTTTCGCTGCTGAAGGGGCGAAGGTGGCCGTAACGGACCTGCGCGAAGATTGGGCCCAGGAAGTAGCTGCAGCCATAGAAAAAGCCGGCGGCATAGCCATCCCCCTTCGCCTGGATGTGACCAACCGTCAGGAAATAGAAGCTGCCCTCAAAGCTATCTTGGAGCGATGGGGGCGTGTGGACATCTGGTGCAACAACGCTGGCGTCAGCACTATGAACCGTTTCGTTGACCTTGATGAGAAAGATTGGGATTTTGTGATGAATGTGAATGCCAAAGGGGTGTTCCTGTGTTCCCAGATTATCGCCCGTCAGATGATGCGCCAGGAGCCTGACCCTGCAAGCGGCCTTCGGGGTAAGATTATAAACATAGCCAGCATGGCTGGCAAAAGAGGCAACGCCCCCTTTTTATCCCACTATGTGGCCTCTAAATTTGCTGTGGTGGGGCTAACTCAGGCTATGGCTGGAGAACTTGCCCCCTATGGCATCCTGGTGAACTCCGTATGCCCTGGCTACGTCCAAACCTCCATGCAGGAGCGAGAAGTGGAATGGGAGGCCGCCCTGCGGGGAATCACGAAGGAAGAAGTGAGGAAGCTTTACATAGCCGACACACCGCTGGGACGTCTGGAGACTCCGGAGGATGTAGCTAAGGTTGTAGTTTTCCTGGCTTCTTCAGATGCTGACTTTATCACCGGTGAAGCAATCAACGTAAATGGAGGAGCCTGGATGGATTAA
- a CDS encoding sugar ABC transporter substrate-binding protein translates to MRRTIFVLTIVLVLVLAGCRPAVPTPTPPPPTKPPTVVETPTPTPAPKAVTLTVIMEQVPDYDIVAELTKKFEAEHPHIKIKFDAMPYDAMRDKILTSFLAPTATYDVIIVDNPWMDEFAKAGFLTPLDDYIAKTEGYDFEDFVGPIREIGVVDGKIYGVPYYNYALGLIVRQDLFDNPEYKAKYQQQYGKPLTIPTTLEDYVQIGKFFRAQGIYGAAMQPQRGYKVFEEWKNWLYAAGGNLLDEKGNVIIDNEAAQKALTLYIEMFRNAAPPNSLNWGFDEAMRSMAAGESATMISYNWMLPTLNKPGGPAGDLAGKFALYEVPGGKAVLGAWHWAIPKNTPHKDAAWTYISWLTSKPIDKQRVIMGGAPTRVSVMTDKEVWEKGYGQQYYETVLKILEDAEPLARGPRAEEIIIEVGTYLNSAVAGEMTVAEALKAAADKVREILARP, encoded by the coding sequence ATGAGGCGAACGATTTTTGTTCTAACCATAGTGCTGGTGCTTGTCCTGGCAGGCTGCCGTCCAGCCGTACCGACGCCAACACCGCCTCCGCCCACTAAGCCTCCCACAGTAGTAGAAACCCCCACTCCGACCCCGGCGCCCAAAGCTGTCACTCTCACGGTCATCATGGAACAGGTGCCTGATTATGACATCGTGGCAGAGCTCACCAAAAAGTTTGAGGCGGAGCATCCACACATCAAGATCAAATTTGACGCCATGCCCTACGACGCCATGCGGGATAAGATCCTGACTTCCTTCCTCGCCCCCACCGCCACCTACGATGTCATCATCGTGGACAATCCATGGATGGATGAATTTGCCAAGGCCGGTTTTCTCACCCCCTTAGACGATTACATCGCCAAAACCGAAGGCTACGACTTTGAGGATTTCGTCGGCCCGATACGTGAAATCGGCGTGGTGGATGGCAAAATTTACGGCGTGCCCTATTACAACTACGCTCTGGGCCTGATTGTCCGCCAGGATCTTTTTGATAACCCTGAATATAAAGCCAAGTATCAGCAGCAATATGGCAAACCTCTAACCATCCCCACCACTCTGGAAGACTATGTCCAGATCGGCAAGTTCTTCAGGGCGCAGGGTATATATGGAGCAGCCATGCAGCCCCAGCGCGGTTATAAAGTCTTTGAAGAGTGGAAGAACTGGCTTTATGCCGCCGGCGGCAACCTTCTGGATGAAAAAGGGAATGTGATCATTGACAACGAAGCAGCTCAGAAAGCCCTGACCCTCTACATTGAGATGTTCAGGAACGCCGCGCCTCCTAACTCCCTCAACTGGGGCTTTGACGAAGCTATGCGCTCCATGGCGGCGGGAGAATCGGCCACCATGATCTCCTACAACTGGATGCTGCCCACTCTCAACAAGCCCGGGGGTCCGGCAGGGGATCTGGCTGGTAAGTTTGCCCTCTACGAGGTGCCTGGTGGGAAGGCAGTCTTGGGCGCCTGGCACTGGGCCATCCCCAAGAACACCCCTCACAAGGATGCAGCCTGGACCTATATCTCCTGGCTGACTTCAAAGCCCATAGATAAACAACGCGTCATCATGGGTGGTGCTCCCACCCGCGTCAGTGTGATGACCGATAAAGAGGTCTGGGAGAAGGGCTATGGGCAGCAATATTACGAGACAGTTCTGAAGATCTTGGAAGATGCCGAACCACTGGCCCGCGGTCCCCGCGCCGAAGAAATCATCATTGAAGTTGGCACCTACCTGAACAGCGCTGTGGCCGGTGAAATGACCGTAGCCGAGGCCCTGAAAGCCGCCGCCGACAAGGTCCGTGAGATCCTGGCCAGACCGTAA
- a CDS encoding sugar ABC transporter permease — protein sequence MIRKLFHLKYRMLFPIVLVLVLIMGYPLVFSFWVSLHDYRLTAIENVQWIGLKQYAMLFKNASYWTAMRNTIVFVVMAVTLELILGFGLAVLLHRPTTLFRHFFRAILLTPMFITPIAVGLMFRYMLNSQLGIIPNLLRLIGIQIDWFGPQLALFSLALIDVWQWTPFMMLLLLAGLEALPSEPFEAARVDGASSWRIIWHITLPMMRPIIIASVIIRMLDAFRVYEYVYAITRGGPGESTETIQYHIYRVGFLYFRMGEASAMAYTLIVVILFLVVLLFYSLRWEREK from the coding sequence ATGATTAGGAAGCTATTTCACCTTAAATACCGGATGCTTTTTCCCATAGTGCTTGTTCTTGTGCTGATAATGGGGTACCCACTGGTGTTCTCGTTCTGGGTTTCCCTTCATGATTACCGGTTAACTGCCATTGAGAATGTCCAGTGGATAGGGCTTAAGCAGTACGCAATGCTCTTTAAAAACGCTTCTTACTGGACGGCCATGCGCAACACCATTGTCTTTGTAGTGATGGCCGTCACTCTGGAGCTGATACTGGGATTTGGTCTGGCTGTGTTGCTCCATCGCCCCACAACCCTTTTCCGCCACTTTTTCCGGGCTATTCTTTTGACCCCCATGTTCATCACCCCCATCGCAGTGGGGCTCATGTTCCGCTATATGCTTAACTCCCAGCTGGGCATAATCCCCAATCTCCTGAGGCTTATAGGCATCCAGATAGATTGGTTCGGACCACAGCTGGCTCTTTTTTCCCTGGCGCTGATTGATGTCTGGCAGTGGACGCCTTTCATGATGCTTTTGCTGTTGGCTGGCCTGGAGGCGTTACCCTCTGAGCCCTTTGAAGCGGCGCGAGTGGATGGTGCCTCCTCCTGGCGGATCATCTGGCATATTACTTTGCCGATGATGCGCCCTATAATTATAGCTTCCGTAATAATCCGCATGCTGGATGCTTTCAGAGTGTATGAATACGTTTATGCCATAACCCGCGGTGGGCCGGGAGAGAGCACGGAAACAATCCAGTATCACATTTACCGGGTGGGTTTCCTTTACTTCCGAATGGGTGAAGCTTCTGCCATGGCCTACACCCTTATTGTCGTCATCCTGTTCCTGGTGGTGCTGCTTTTTTACTCCCTGCGTTGGGAGAGGGAAAAATGA
- a CDS encoding carbohydrate ABC transporter permease, producing the protein MRRLGQELSVLFILFIALIVVLFPYFWTLLASFKTEAAINRPLDWNFDPTFANWERVLRSDIPMQVRNSILVGLLTVAISLVVGAPAAYAFSRFRAGGDAIRFIILAAQMLPPAVLIVPLFLIMYKLRLLDTIWAVTISHLTFILPLITWFLIGFFEDVPRELEEQAMVDGCTQWQAFCRIVLPVIRPGLGAAALFGFVLSWNDLFYALLLTGKHSRTLPVGIAGFWTFRGIEMGQMSAAIILTIIPVVIASFFVQKYLVRGLGGGAIKG; encoded by the coding sequence ATGAGACGTCTGGGCCAGGAATTATCAGTGTTATTCATACTGTTTATAGCCCTAATAGTCGTGCTCTTTCCCTATTTCTGGACGCTACTCGCTTCTTTCAAGACCGAAGCGGCCATTAACCGCCCCCTGGACTGGAATTTTGACCCGACCTTCGCAAACTGGGAAAGGGTTCTGCGCTCAGATATCCCGATGCAGGTGCGCAACAGCATCCTGGTGGGCCTGCTGACAGTGGCCATTTCCCTTGTAGTCGGAGCTCCCGCTGCCTACGCCTTCTCCCGCTTCCGGGCGGGTGGTGATGCTATACGCTTTATCATTCTGGCGGCTCAGATGCTCCCACCGGCAGTTTTAATCGTCCCCCTTTTCCTCATAATGTATAAACTTAGATTGTTAGATACCATCTGGGCGGTGACTATCTCGCACCTGACTTTCATCCTTCCCCTCATTACCTGGTTCCTCATAGGCTTTTTTGAGGATGTTCCGCGGGAACTGGAGGAACAAGCTATGGTGGATGGTTGCACTCAGTGGCAGGCCTTTTGCCGCATCGTCCTGCCGGTTATCCGCCCCGGGCTGGGCGCAGCGGCTCTCTTCGGGTTCGTCCTATCTTGGAACGACCTTTTCTACGCCCTCCTCTTAACCGGCAAACACAGTCGCACTCTGCCGGTGGGAATCGCTGGTTTCTGGACCTTCCGTGGGATTGAAATGGGGCAGATGTCAGCCGCCATAATTTTAACGATCATTCCAGTAGTGATAGCTTCGTTTTTCGTTCAGAAGTATCTGGTGCGTGGCCTCGGTGGCGGCGCCATAAAGGGATAA
- a CDS encoding ABC transporter ATP-binding protein — MRTESLNLEHITKRFGSVVAVRDFSLTVKEGEFVSILGPSGCGKTTVLRCIAGFERPDDGRIYIYGKMVNDIPPEHRDVGMVFQFYALFPNMTVAQNIAFPLMIKGRPKEEQNRRVRELLELVRLQGYENRYPRQLSGGEQQRVALARALAKQPKVLLLDEPLSALDAKIREELRGEIRRIQTTLGITTIYVTHDQEEALSISDRVVVMNRGVIQQVGTPSEIYKRPRTLFVAKFVGTMNFFSGQLLDDHHFQWRDRTFYIAHGERVPKGRGAILAVRPEMMGFSLSEAEIPSGFNTLPARVELLTFLGSIVRVTLQAEGDTLVRVDLPADAAANLSPGQQVHVYFSPEAGVIVSE, encoded by the coding sequence GTGAGGACAGAGTCCCTTAATCTGGAACATATTACCAAACGCTTCGGCTCGGTTGTGGCGGTCCGTGACTTTAGTCTGACAGTGAAGGAAGGAGAGTTTGTATCCATCCTTGGCCCCTCAGGCTGTGGTAAGACCACGGTTCTCAGGTGTATTGCTGGATTTGAGCGGCCGGACGATGGACGCATCTACATTTATGGCAAAATGGTTAACGACATCCCTCCGGAACATCGGGATGTAGGGATGGTTTTCCAGTTCTACGCCCTTTTCCCCAATATGACCGTGGCTCAGAACATCGCTTTCCCCCTCATGATCAAGGGCCGCCCTAAGGAGGAACAGAACCGAAGGGTCAGGGAATTGTTGGAATTAGTTCGCCTTCAGGGATATGAGAACCGATATCCACGCCAGCTGTCGGGAGGAGAGCAGCAGCGAGTTGCCCTGGCGCGGGCTCTGGCCAAACAGCCCAAAGTCCTGCTCTTGGATGAGCCCCTCTCGGCCCTGGACGCTAAAATTCGGGAAGAACTGCGGGGAGAAATCCGCCGCATTCAGACCACCCTTGGGATTACCACTATTTACGTAACTCACGACCAGGAAGAGGCTCTTTCCATATCCGACCGGGTGGTGGTGATGAACCGGGGAGTAATTCAGCAGGTAGGCACCCCTTCCGAGATTTACAAAAGGCCCAGGACCCTTTTTGTAGCTAAATTCGTGGGGACTATGAACTTTTTCTCCGGTCAGCTTCTGGATGACCACCATTTCCAATGGCGCGATCGGACCTTCTACATAGCCCACGGAGAGCGAGTGCCAAAGGGCAGGGGGGCTATCCTTGCTGTGCGACCGGAAATGATGGGGTTTTCGCTCTCTGAGGCCGAAATCCCTTCGGGGTTCAACACTCTGCCGGCACGGGTGGAGTTGCTCACTTTTCTGGGTTCAATAGTGCGAGTTACCCTGCAGGCCGAGGGCGATACGCTTGTGCGGGTGGACCTGCCTGCCGACGCCGCCGCTAACCTTTCTCCGGGCCAGCAGGTCCATGTTTACTTCTCGCCCGAGGCAGGGGTAATTGTTAGCGAATAA